A single region of the Pseudomonas sp. VD-NE ins genome encodes:
- a CDS encoding TonB-dependent receptor produces the protein MIRPFNTSAPTLFLGCLFSPLLLADDAPLELNQQIVSAPSVESTTVADMAKFGSKVEIVTREQIERAGPSADVSRVMQMFIPGLYVAPKNGPFDYGTYSLLGGRNDDTLILLDGVRLNNRLYGGLYLDTLPANAIERIEVLKGGQSLLFGTQAVSGVINIVTRSPQSRKASGEVNLGVDTFGGTTEDARVENIFTNGFGDLGLLAYVSHNVSDGYQPYRNRDMKNVSEKNRAYEVTTFGGKAIQSFGDDSRLELFYQYADANLDFARPIDNHKTTNDRVQQIATATFEQNINERLSYFVKGHINDWDTRYTRVNNVAGGDTNVINHNDYWGFTDWGVQAEGKAELPGGHVLVFGTDNQWFKGQDDVLIIDNDKAEAHAFYTQLRPQIDALPDWHPSIGVRHEGMSGGDSATVGMLTSLYDLNDNWSVRGQYGSAYKLPNAEQLFVNEPGDEIGNRNLRPEKSRNAELGVDYKGFLLDREFSASVTLFKRKIDDLITLDGIQWVNGEGTIQMRGFEADAKLAFNDQWSLQADMTRNLTESRTGVTINDIPSFFARSRVGYEAENRLWGVGGAIRYIRDIKSSKQVEYGHYSVVDADTYRYLDNAHQHRVSLLVENLFDRDYVTSRSSNVDNLGRPFTSEVRYTYRF, from the coding sequence ATGATTCGACCTTTCAACACTTCTGCTCCAACCCTGTTCCTTGGCTGCCTGTTCAGCCCGCTGCTGCTGGCCGATGACGCGCCACTGGAACTCAACCAGCAAATCGTTTCTGCACCGTCGGTGGAATCCACCACCGTCGCCGACATGGCGAAGTTCGGCAGCAAGGTCGAGATCGTTACCCGTGAGCAGATCGAACGCGCAGGCCCCAGCGCCGATGTCAGCCGCGTCATGCAGATGTTCATTCCCGGCTTGTATGTGGCGCCGAAAAACGGTCCTTTCGACTACGGCACTTATTCGTTGCTCGGTGGGCGCAATGACGACACGCTGATCCTGCTCGACGGCGTGCGCCTGAACAATCGCCTGTACGGCGGCCTCTATCTGGACACCCTGCCGGCCAATGCCATCGAGCGCATCGAAGTGCTCAAGGGCGGCCAGAGCCTGTTGTTCGGCACCCAAGCCGTGTCCGGTGTGATCAACATCGTCACCCGCAGCCCGCAATCGCGCAAAGCCTCCGGCGAAGTGAACCTCGGTGTGGACACTTTCGGCGGCACCACCGAAGACGCTCGGGTCGAGAACATCTTCACGAACGGTTTTGGCGATCTCGGTCTGCTGGCGTACGTCAGCCACAACGTCTCCGACGGTTACCAGCCGTATCGCAACCGCGACATGAAAAACGTCAGCGAGAAGAACCGCGCCTACGAAGTCACCACGTTCGGCGGCAAGGCCATTCAGTCGTTCGGCGATGATTCGCGACTGGAACTGTTCTACCAGTACGCCGACGCCAACCTCGACTTCGCCCGTCCGATCGACAATCACAAGACTACCAACGACCGCGTGCAGCAGATCGCCACGGCGACCTTCGAGCAGAACATCAACGAGCGCCTGAGCTATTTCGTAAAAGGGCATATCAACGACTGGGACACCCGCTACACGCGCGTCAACAACGTCGCCGGTGGCGACACCAACGTCATCAACCACAACGACTATTGGGGCTTCACCGACTGGGGTGTGCAAGCCGAAGGCAAGGCTGAACTGCCCGGCGGCCATGTGCTGGTGTTCGGCACCGACAACCAATGGTTCAAGGGACAGGACGATGTGCTGATCATCGACAACGACAAGGCCGAAGCCCATGCGTTTTACACGCAACTGCGTCCGCAGATCGACGCCCTGCCCGACTGGCACCCGAGCATCGGCGTGCGTCACGAAGGCATGAGCGGCGGCGACAGTGCCACGGTCGGCATGCTCACTTCGCTGTATGACCTCAACGACAACTGGTCGGTGCGCGGTCAGTACGGCAGCGCCTACAAACTGCCGAACGCCGAGCAACTGTTCGTCAACGAGCCGGGCGACGAGATCGGCAACCGCAACCTGAGACCGGAAAAAAGCCGCAACGCGGAGCTGGGTGTCGACTACAAAGGCTTTTTGCTGGATCGCGAATTCAGCGCCAGCGTGACCCTGTTCAAACGCAAGATCGACGACTTGATCACCCTCGACGGCATTCAGTGGGTCAACGGTGAAGGCACGATCCAGATGCGCGGTTTCGAGGCCGACGCGAAACTGGCGTTCAACGATCAATGGAGTCTGCAAGCGGACATGACCCGCAACCTCACCGAATCGCGCACGGGTGTGACGATCAATGACATCCCGAGCTTCTTCGCCCGTTCGCGCGTGGGTTATGAAGCGGAAAATCGCCTATGGGGCGTTGGCGGTGCGATCCGCTATATCCGCGACATCAAAAGCTCGAAGCAAGTTGAATACGGCCATTATTCAGTGGTCGACGCCGACACTTATCGCTACCTCGACAATGCTCACCAACACCGCGTCAGCCTGCTGGTGGAAAACCTCTTCGATCGCGATTACGTCACCAGTCGCTCGAGTAACGTCGACAACCTCGGCCGGCCGTTCACCTCCGAAGTGCGC